One genomic segment of Amycolatopsis granulosa includes these proteins:
- the cimA gene encoding citramalate synthase has product MTRTEPAGLPLGDDFHLYDTTLRDGAQREGISYSVADKLAVAGLLDELGVGFIEGGWPGALPKDTEFFARAADGELVLKHAVLVAFGSTRKAGTTAARDGQVRALLDSRAPVVTLVAKADRRHIERALRVDVDEACAMVADTVSFLVGEGRRVFLDAEHFFDGYAFDPDTALRVLDAGYTAGADVVVLCDTNGGQLPLGVADTVREVAARTGFRLGIHCQDDTSCAVANSIAAVQAGATHVQCTANGYGERAGNADLFAVTGNLVAKLGMPVLPTGAEAELTRVSHALAEIANIAPDTHQAYVGASAFAHKAGLHASAIKVDPLLYNHIDPASVGNDMRVLVTEMAGRASLELKGRELGVDLAGRPDAVTSVVTKVKRMEAEGWSFEAADASLELLLRNEVDGPVEPPFILESYRVVLDHRGDGEVVSEATVKVHVGGERVIATAEGNGPVHALDVALRKALSPSLPWLDSVELADYKVRILLSDPGTDAVTRVLLKSGDGDQDWTTVGVHGSIVEASWLAMCDALVHKSLRV; this is encoded by the coding sequence GTGACCCGCACGGAGCCTGCCGGACTGCCGCTCGGTGACGACTTCCACCTGTACGACACGACGTTGCGGGACGGTGCCCAGCGTGAGGGCATCTCCTACTCGGTGGCGGACAAGCTGGCGGTCGCGGGGTTGCTCGACGAGCTCGGTGTCGGGTTCATCGAGGGTGGCTGGCCCGGCGCGCTGCCCAAGGACACCGAGTTCTTCGCGCGTGCCGCGGACGGCGAGCTGGTGCTCAAGCACGCGGTGCTCGTCGCGTTCGGATCGACGCGCAAGGCCGGCACGACCGCGGCGCGGGACGGCCAGGTGCGGGCGTTGCTCGACTCCCGGGCCCCGGTGGTGACGCTGGTCGCGAAGGCCGACCGCCGCCACATCGAGCGCGCGCTGCGCGTCGACGTCGACGAGGCGTGCGCGATGGTGGCCGACACCGTGTCCTTCCTCGTCGGGGAAGGACGCCGCGTTTTCCTCGACGCCGAGCACTTCTTCGATGGGTACGCGTTCGACCCGGACACCGCGCTGCGCGTCCTCGACGCCGGGTACACCGCCGGCGCGGACGTCGTCGTGCTGTGCGACACCAACGGCGGACAGCTGCCGCTGGGCGTCGCCGACACCGTGCGGGAGGTGGCCGCGCGCACCGGCTTCCGGCTCGGCATCCACTGCCAGGACGACACGTCCTGCGCGGTGGCCAACAGCATCGCGGCGGTCCAGGCCGGCGCGACGCACGTGCAGTGCACCGCCAATGGCTACGGGGAACGGGCCGGCAACGCCGACCTGTTCGCCGTGACGGGGAACCTCGTGGCCAAGCTCGGCATGCCCGTGCTCCCGACCGGAGCCGAGGCCGAGCTGACCCGCGTCTCCCATGCCCTTGCCGAAATCGCGAACATCGCCCCCGACACCCACCAGGCCTACGTCGGGGCGTCGGCCTTCGCCCACAAGGCGGGGCTGCACGCGAGCGCGATCAAGGTGGATCCGTTGTTGTACAACCACATCGATCCAGCTTCTGTCGGCAACGACATGCGGGTCCTGGTCACCGAGATGGCCGGCAGGGCCAGCCTGGAGCTCAAGGGACGTGAGCTCGGGGTGGACCTTGCCGGCCGGCCGGACGCGGTCACCAGCGTGGTGACGAAGGTGAAGCGGATGGAGGCGGAGGGCTGGTCGTTCGAAGCCGCCGACGCGTCGCTGGAACTGTTGCTGCGCAACGAGGTCGACGGCCCGGTCGAGCCCCCGTTCATCCTGGAGTCCTACCGCGTCGTGCTCGACCACCGCGGTGACGGCGAGGTCGTCTCCGAGGCGACGGTGAAGGTGCACGTCGGTGGTGAGCGGGTGATCGCCACGGCTGAGGGCAACGGCCCGGTGCACGCGCTGGACGTCGCGCTGCGCAAGGCGCTGTCACCGTCGCTGCCCTGGCTGGACAGCGTGGAGCTGGCCGACTACAAGGTGCGGATCCTGCTCAGCGACCCGGGCACCGACGCGGTCACCCGGGTGCTGCTGAAGTCCGGCGACGGCGACCAGGACTGGACGACGGTCGGCGTGCACGGCAGCATCGTGGAGGCGAGCTGGCTCGCGATGTGCGACGCGCTGGTGCACAAGAGCCTGCGGGTCTGA
- the gltX gene encoding glutamate--tRNA ligase translates to MTETVRARFCPSPTGTPHVGLIRTALFNWAFARHHGGSLVFRIEDTDAARDSEESYQQLLEALRWLGLDWDEGPDAGGEYGPYRQSERRDIYADVARRLLEAGELYEAFSTNEEVEERRKAAGQDPKLGYDNFDRDLTGEQRAAYRAEGRAPVLRLRMPEEDLGWHDLVRGDISFPAGSIPDPVLVRANGDPLYTLTNPVDDALMRITHVLRGEDLLPSTPRQIALYRALERIGVAEFTPQFGHLPYVMGEGNRKLSKRDPQSNLFNYRDRGFIPEGLLNYLALLGWSIADDRDTFTVDELVQAFEIAKVSANPARFDVKKAEAINGVHVRALDAEDFVQRVVPYLQAAGVLPAQPSAEQMTTWRTIAPLVQERVTVLGDAAPLVRFLFVPEEEFAPEEDAAAKNLKPDAEPVLRASIAALEALPSWETAAIEQALKDALVEGLGLKPRKAFAPVRVAITGRTVSPPLYESMELLGREVSLGRLRNALPVNAE, encoded by the coding sequence ATGACTGAGACAGTCCGCGCCCGCTTCTGCCCGTCGCCCACCGGAACCCCGCACGTGGGGCTCATCCGCACGGCGCTGTTCAACTGGGCCTTCGCCCGGCACCACGGTGGCAGCCTGGTGTTCCGCATCGAGGACACCGACGCCGCCCGGGACAGCGAGGAGTCGTACCAGCAGCTGCTCGAGGCGCTGCGCTGGCTCGGTCTGGACTGGGACGAGGGCCCCGACGCCGGCGGCGAGTACGGGCCGTACCGGCAGAGCGAGCGCCGTGACATCTACGCCGACGTCGCGCGCCGGCTGCTCGAGGCCGGTGAGCTGTACGAGGCGTTCTCGACCAACGAGGAGGTCGAGGAGCGCCGCAAGGCCGCGGGTCAGGACCCGAAACTGGGCTACGACAACTTCGACCGCGACCTCACCGGCGAGCAGCGCGCGGCGTACCGCGCCGAGGGTCGCGCGCCGGTACTGCGCCTGCGCATGCCGGAGGAGGACCTGGGCTGGCACGACCTGGTGCGCGGGGACATCAGCTTCCCGGCCGGATCGATTCCGGACCCGGTCCTGGTGCGTGCGAACGGTGATCCGCTGTACACGCTGACCAACCCGGTCGACGACGCCCTGATGCGCATCACGCACGTGCTGCGCGGGGAGGACCTGCTTCCGTCCACGCCCCGGCAGATCGCGTTGTACCGGGCGCTGGAGCGGATCGGCGTCGCCGAGTTCACCCCGCAGTTCGGTCACCTGCCGTACGTGATGGGCGAGGGCAACCGCAAACTGTCCAAACGGGACCCCCAGTCCAATCTGTTCAACTACCGCGACCGCGGCTTCATCCCTGAGGGTCTGCTGAACTACCTGGCGCTGCTCGGCTGGTCGATCGCCGACGACCGCGACACGTTCACCGTCGACGAGCTGGTGCAGGCGTTCGAGATCGCCAAGGTGAGCGCCAACCCGGCCCGGTTCGACGTGAAGAAGGCGGAGGCGATCAACGGCGTGCACGTCCGCGCGCTGGACGCCGAGGACTTCGTGCAGCGCGTGGTGCCCTACCTCCAGGCCGCCGGTGTGCTGCCCGCGCAGCCGTCCGCGGAGCAGATGACCACGTGGCGCACCATCGCGCCGCTGGTGCAGGAGCGGGTGACGGTGCTGGGCGACGCCGCGCCGCTGGTGCGGTTCCTGTTCGTGCCGGAGGAGGAGTTCGCGCCCGAGGAGGACGCGGCGGCCAAGAACCTCAAGCCGGACGCCGAGCCGGTGCTGCGCGCGTCGATCGCGGCGCTGGAGGCACTGCCGTCGTGGGAGACCGCGGCGATCGAGCAGGCGCTCAAGGACGCGCTGGTGGAGGGTCTCGGACTCAAGCCGCGCAAGGCTTTCGCCCCGGTTCGCGTCGCGATCACCGGTCGCACCGTGTCGCCGCCGCTGTA
- a CDS encoding fumarylacetoacetate hydrolase family protein: protein MRLARVAHAGGVAFVSVDGDELLEIADHPFGQPNYTGKRFTLADVRLLAPILPSKVIAIGRNYAEHAGEFGNEVPESPMMFLKPSTSVIGPNAAIKLPAASQRVDFEGELAVVIGQPVRNVKAAQAPAVILGYTIANDVSARDLQKSDGQWGRAKGFDTFCPLGPWIETAVDPSDLAIRTEVDGEVKQDSRTSLLVHKIPELVEFVSGVMTLLPGDVILTGTPAGVGQITDGQAVSITIEGIGTLTNPVQNA, encoded by the coding sequence GTGCGTCTAGCTCGAGTTGCTCATGCCGGTGGGGTCGCCTTCGTGTCCGTCGACGGCGACGAGCTCCTGGAAATCGCCGACCACCCGTTCGGACAGCCGAACTACACGGGTAAGCGGTTCACGCTGGCCGACGTGCGGCTCCTCGCCCCGATCCTGCCCTCGAAGGTCATCGCGATCGGGCGGAACTACGCCGAGCACGCGGGGGAGTTCGGCAACGAGGTGCCCGAGTCGCCGATGATGTTCCTCAAGCCGTCGACGAGCGTCATCGGCCCGAACGCCGCCATCAAGCTGCCGGCCGCGTCCCAGCGCGTCGACTTCGAGGGTGAGCTGGCGGTGGTGATCGGCCAGCCGGTGCGCAACGTGAAGGCCGCGCAGGCTCCGGCGGTGATCCTGGGCTACACGATCGCCAACGACGTCAGCGCGCGGGACCTGCAGAAGAGCGACGGCCAGTGGGGCCGCGCGAAGGGATTCGACACGTTCTGCCCGCTCGGCCCGTGGATCGAGACCGCGGTGGACCCGTCCGACCTGGCGATCCGCACCGAGGTCGACGGTGAGGTCAAGCAGGACTCACGCACCTCGCTGCTGGTCCACAAGATCCCGGAGCTGGTCGAGTTCGTGTCCGGCGTGATGACGCTGCTGCCCGGGGACGTCATCCTGACCGGCACGCCGGCCGGCGTCGGCCAGATCACCGACGGCCAGGCCGTCTCGATCACGATCGAGGGCATCGGCACCCTGACCAACCCGGTCCAGAACGCCTAG
- a CDS encoding GNAT family N-acetyltransferase: protein MDHLVVAAEPDLTTDELLPLYESVGWSAYTRRPEQLRTAIAGSSYVVTARRAGRLAGLARALSDDATICYLQDVLVHPDEQRRGIGRTLVRAVLDRYSAVRQKVLLTDDEPAQRAFYESLGYAEIRDFGEGTLRAFVRFD from the coding sequence ATGGATCACCTCGTCGTCGCCGCCGAACCGGACCTCACCACCGACGAGCTGCTGCCGCTGTACGAGTCGGTCGGCTGGTCGGCCTACACCCGCCGCCCCGAACAGCTGCGCACCGCGATCGCGGGCTCGTCCTATGTGGTCACGGCGCGGCGGGCCGGGCGCCTGGCCGGCCTCGCCCGCGCGCTCTCCGACGACGCGACGATCTGCTACCTGCAGGACGTGCTGGTGCACCCGGACGAACAGCGGCGCGGGATCGGCCGGACGCTCGTGCGGGCGGTGCTGGACCGCTACTCCGCGGTGCGGCAGAAGGTGCTGCTCACCGATGACGAACCCGCGCAGCGCGCCTTCTACGAAAGCCTCGGCTACGCCGAGATCCGCGACTTCGGCGAGGGCACGCTGCGCGCGTTCGTCCGGTTCGACTGA
- a CDS encoding 3-isopropylmalate dehydrogenase — translation MRLAVIPGDGIGPEVITEALKVLGEVAPTVEYTNYDLGAARWHATGELLPESVLGELRQHDAILLGAVGDPTVPSGILERGLLLRLRFELDHHVNLRPAKLYPGVRGPLADPNAEIDMVVVREGTEGPYAGNGGLLRKDTEHEIATEVSVNTAFGIRRVVSDAFKRAEERPRKHLTLVHKTNVLLHAGSLWSRIVEEVSLEHPDVTVAYSHVDAATIHMVTDPGRFDVIVTDNLFGDIITDLAAAVTGGIGLAASGNLDITRRNPSMFEPVHGSAPDIAGQGIADPTAAVLSVSLLLDHLGQREAARRIEASVAFDLATRDQANPGTTQAIGDRLAALVSSNTRPAA, via the coding sequence ATGCGGCTGGCGGTGATCCCAGGTGATGGGATCGGACCCGAAGTGATCACCGAGGCCCTGAAGGTACTCGGCGAGGTCGCTCCGACAGTGGAGTACACGAACTACGACCTCGGCGCGGCCCGCTGGCACGCCACCGGTGAGCTGCTCCCCGAGTCGGTCCTGGGCGAGCTCCGGCAGCACGACGCGATCCTGCTCGGCGCGGTCGGTGACCCGACCGTGCCCAGCGGCATCCTGGAGCGGGGCCTGCTGCTGCGCCTGCGGTTCGAGCTGGACCACCACGTGAACCTGCGCCCGGCCAAGCTGTACCCGGGGGTGCGCGGCCCGCTGGCCGACCCGAACGCCGAGATCGACATGGTGGTGGTGCGCGAGGGCACCGAGGGCCCGTACGCCGGCAACGGTGGCCTGCTGCGCAAGGACACCGAGCACGAGATCGCCACCGAGGTGAGCGTCAACACCGCGTTCGGCATCCGGCGCGTGGTCTCCGACGCGTTCAAACGGGCCGAGGAGCGGCCGCGCAAGCACCTCACGCTGGTGCACAAGACCAACGTGCTGCTGCACGCCGGGTCGCTGTGGTCGCGGATCGTGGAGGAGGTGTCGCTCGAGCACCCGGACGTCACGGTCGCCTACTCGCACGTCGACGCCGCCACCATCCACATGGTGACCGACCCGGGCCGGTTCGACGTGATCGTCACCGACAACCTGTTCGGCGACATCATCACCGACCTCGCGGCCGCGGTCACCGGCGGCATCGGCCTGGCGGCCAGCGGCAACCTGGACATCACGCGCCGCAACCCGAGCATGTTCGAGCCGGTGCACGGCAGCGCGCCGGACATCGCCGGGCAGGGCATCGCCGACCCGACCGCCGCCGTGCTGTCGGTGTCGCTGCTGCTGGACCACCTGGGCCAGCGCGAGGCGGCCCGCCGGATCGAGGCGTCCGTCGCCTTCGACCTGGCGACCCGCGACCAGGCCAACCCCGGCACCACCCAGGCGATCGGCGACCGGCTGGCGGCCCTGGTCTCGTCGAACACGCGACCCGCCGCCTGA
- a CDS encoding FAD-dependent oxidoreductase — MSERTTCLVAGGGPAGMVLGLLLARAGIEVTVLEKHADFLRDFRGDTVHPSTLQLLDELGLGEEFGKLPQSRLDAVSLPGPPALTIADFRTLKVAHPYVAMVPQWDLLDLLADAGQAEPAFHLRMNTEVVSLIREAGRVAGVRYRTADGTTGEIRAEVTIGCDGRWSVVRREAGLRPREFPVPVDTWWFRLPRYDHDEAQLTPSMHHGHFAVVIPRESYFQVAYLAAKGLDARLRADGVAAFRDRIRTVLPQLADRVGAITSMDEVKHLDVRLNLVPRWHREGVLCIGDAAHAMSPVGGFGINLAVQDAVATARLLAGPLRRGRVSGRDLARVRRRRVAPTVLVQAIQRAMHRVVIRPVIEGRRNGPPRALVAMMNAVPAARLIPAYLAGVGLLPEHAPDWARR, encoded by the coding sequence ATGAGCGAGCGCACGACCTGTCTCGTCGCCGGTGGCGGTCCGGCCGGAATGGTGCTCGGGCTGCTGCTCGCGCGGGCCGGGATCGAGGTGACGGTGCTGGAGAAGCACGCCGACTTCCTGCGCGACTTCCGCGGCGACACCGTGCACCCGTCGACGCTGCAGCTGCTGGACGAGCTGGGCCTCGGCGAGGAGTTCGGCAAGCTGCCGCAGAGCAGGCTGGACGCCGTGTCGCTGCCCGGGCCGCCGGCGTTGACGATCGCCGATTTCCGCACGCTGAAGGTGGCGCACCCGTACGTGGCGATGGTGCCGCAATGGGACCTGCTGGACCTGCTGGCCGACGCGGGACAGGCCGAGCCGGCGTTCCACCTGCGGATGAACACCGAGGTGGTGTCGCTGATCCGGGAGGCCGGCCGGGTGGCCGGGGTGCGGTACCGGACGGCGGACGGGACGACCGGCGAGATCCGCGCGGAGGTCACCATCGGCTGCGACGGACGCTGGTCGGTGGTGCGGCGGGAAGCCGGACTACGGCCGCGCGAGTTCCCGGTGCCGGTGGACACGTGGTGGTTCCGGCTGCCACGGTACGACCACGACGAGGCTCAGCTGACACCCTCGATGCACCACGGTCATTTCGCGGTGGTCATCCCGCGGGAGAGCTACTTCCAGGTCGCCTACCTGGCGGCGAAGGGGCTGGACGCGCGGTTGCGGGCGGACGGGGTGGCGGCGTTCCGCGACCGGATCCGCACGGTGCTGCCCCAGCTGGCGGACCGGGTCGGCGCGATCACCTCCATGGACGAGGTGAAACACCTGGACGTGCGGCTGAACCTGGTGCCCCGCTGGCACCGCGAGGGCGTGCTGTGCATCGGCGACGCGGCACACGCGATGTCGCCCGTGGGCGGGTTCGGGATCAACCTGGCGGTACAGGACGCCGTGGCCACGGCCCGGTTGCTGGCCGGCCCACTGCGGCGCGGACGGGTGAGCGGGCGGGACCTCGCCCGCGTCCGGCGCCGCCGGGTGGCGCCGACGGTGCTGGTGCAGGCCATCCAGCGCGCCATGCACCGGGTGGTGATCCGCCCGGTGATCGAGGGCCGCCGGAACGGTCCGCCGCGCGCACTGGTGGCGATGATGAACGCGGTCCCGGCCGCGCGGTTGATTCCCGCCTACCTGGCCGGGGTCGGTCTGCTGCCGGAGCACGCACCGGACTGGGCGCGGCGCTGA